The DNA region GGTTAAGACCTATGTTGATGCAAGTGCTACAACTGCTTCTACAGCTTTAGCCAATGAAGTAACAAGAGCAACCGCTGCAGAAACTATAATTGCAACCAATTTAACAGCAGAAACCACAGCTAGAACAGCAGCTGATGCCACTTTGACAACCAATTTAGCTACCGAAGTAAGCAACAGAACCGCTGCCGATTTATTAAAAGAAGATCTAGCCAACAAAAGTACTGATGTAACTACTGACGGAACTTCGGATACGAAATACCCAAGTGTGAAATCGGTTAAAGATTATGTTGATAATGCTACTAGTTCTATAAACACTTTAGAAAATGGAAAAATGTACATTGGTAATGATAGTAATCAGGCAACTGAGGTAGCTATTTCAGGTGATGTAACAATAGATAATTTGGGAGTTACTGCTATAGGGGCTAATAAAGTGATCACTTCTATGATTGCAGATGATGCAGTTGAAACTAACAAAATCAAAGATGCTAGTGTAACTTCTTCCAAATTGACAACTTCTATTGATTTGTCGGGTATTCCTACTGCACCAACAGCGGATGAAGGGACAAACACAACACAGATAGCAACTACTGCTTTTGTTACTTCAGCAGCATCTTCATCAAAGTTTGTTGATTTATCTAGTCATCAAACTATTGGAGGAAATAAAACTTTTAATGAACCTTTAAATGTAAAATCTGGAGATGGACAATTAGCCAAAATTGGTACTATAGGAAATGTAGATAACTTGTATTTTGGTCAGGCTAATTTTGTATATGCCCCATCGGTAGGAAGAAATAATACAGTTATGGGAACTTTTGCTTTTACATCTTCTGGAGGAAGTAATAACACTGTTATTGGAAAAGATGCGATGAGACAAGGGAATGGAAGTGGAGGAGATGATAATACAGCTTTAGGATTTAGAGCTTTGTCTAATGCTCAAGAAGGATCAAGAAACACTGCTGTAGGTACAAGTACTATGGAAATGGGGATGGGAACTGACAATGCATCTTTAGGTTATCGAGCTGGAGTAAATTTAACCACTGGTTCAAAAAATACAATTATAGGAAGTAACGCAAATGTTTCAAATGGAGCTTTAACGAATGCTACTGCTATAGGTTATGGTGCAACGGTAGCAAATAATAATACTATTCAATTGGGGAATTCAGATATTAGTAATGTAAATACTTATGGTTCTGTAACGGCTAATGCAGCAATTACAGATGAGATAACTTCCGATTTAACTATTGATAGTAATAATGTCGAGCAATATAAAAGTAAAATACTAATATGTAATCCTAGTAGTCCTATCACGATCACATTTGCTAATGGATTACCAAGAGGGTTTAATTGTATGATTTTGCAAAAAAGTGATGATGCAAATAAAATTAATATTTCAGGAGGGCTAGGAGTAACGATGAAAAACAGAAATAATTATACTGCAACGGCTGGTAATTATGCAATTGCAACAGTTGTGAGTATAGGTGGGGATATTATTGTTACTGCAGGAGATATGCAATAATTTGAGTTAAATAGATAAAATTTTAAGTTAATAAAAGAATAGTTATGAAAAAAAATATACTGATAATACTAATTGTGCTTTTTGCAAGTTACACTAGAACTGTTGCAAATAATTTGATAATGGGAACGCCAAGTGTAAGCGGAAATTCTGTTACTTTCACGATTAAATGGGATAATAGCTGGAATGTTACTACAGGACCCTCTAATTGGGATGCTGTATGGGTATTTGTTAAAAGGCAATCATGTGTTAATGGTGCCACAAGTCCTTGGATTCACGCCGATTTAGCAACTTCTGGTCAATCTGTTTCAGGGGCTCAACTTCAGGTTGATTTAGTTACTGATAACAAAGGGGTTTTCATAAGAAGAAATGCTCCAGGAATTGGAATTATAAACGAGGCAACAGTTACATTAACTTTGGCAACAGCTGTTGGAGCAGATAATATAGGTGTTTATGGAATAGAAATGGTCAACATACCTCAAGGACAATTTTATATTGGTGATGGTAGGGTAGATATGCGTAGTTTTTCAGAAGGTGGTACTGATGCTCCAAAATTAATCGATGCTACTGTTCAAACTAACGGTCTAGGGGCTGCTTCAAATTATCAAAAACAATCATTAGGTTCTGCAGGTAATTTACCTTCAACATTTCCACTAGGGTATAATCGTTTTTATTGCATGAAATATGAAATTACTGCTGCACAATACGTTGCTTTTTTAAACACACTTTCTTACAAACAACAATTGAGAATGCAACGTGATTATAATTCGAATACAACACCACCTACATCTCCGGCTGGTACCCAATTTCATTGTTGGCCTTGTTCTAATCGATCTGCGAATATTGTGATAGCAACACCGGCACAATCATTAACACAAATGTCTCCTGCGGTATATGCTAATGACTTTGATAACGATGGTGTATATAACGAAGATGAAGATGGTTTAGGTTTGCCAGTGGCATTGAATATGAAAAACTTCTTTGCATTTTTAGATTGGGCTGCCATACGTCCTATGACTGAATTTGAATATGAAAAAGTGTGTAGAGGACCTGTTACTCCTACAGCTAATGAATATGCTTGGGGTTCGACCGATTTATTCAGGGAATTTGATGTGGTAGATAGAGGAAAATCGACAGAACAAAATAGAAAAAATGGTTTAGGACCAACGAATAGTGGGTATGATACTTTTTATAGAACAGGTATGTTTGCTACAGCAAGTTCTGATAGATTGCACGCTGGAGCTACTTATTATGGCGTGTTAGACATGACTGGTGGAGTATGGGAATCTTGTATAGGTGGATGGGGTGTTGATTATTCAAATTTTACTACTGCCAATGGAGATGGTAATTTGTATGAAAGTGGAGAGTCAATGAATAATGGTTCAACAGATATGGCAGAATGGATTCCTAATAGAATTATTGTAAAGGGAGGAGGAGCAAACTGGCAAGGAGAATGGATGGGTGTATCGCCTCGAAATTGGGTGAATTTTGATAGTTATGGTTTTTTTCAAGGAGGACGTGGAGTGAGATCTTATTAAATTATTTAATACTAATAAGGCATGAAAAAAATAATCTTACTGACTTTATTTTATTTTAGTTGTAATTACCTTCAAGCGCAAATTGGTTTGCCAAGCATGAGAGGGGTAATATCTGCTGGATCAAAAATTATTCCTACTATGTATTCTGGTGGGAAAGGAATTGGTTCAGATCAAAAAGAAATAATTCAAAATAATTGTACGCCTTTACTTGTTGAATCTATATTTTATGGAGGTCAAGGATATGGCTCTCAAGATAATATTTTGTCTCAAACGGTATGTTCCCCTGCTATTGTTGAGTCCATATTTTATGGAGGTCAAGGATATGGCGCTCAAGATAATGTTCTAGTACAATCTGTTTGTAGTACACCTGTTGTTGAATCCATTTTTTATGGTGGAAAAGGGTCAGGAACTATAGATAATTTTGTTATACAATCCATTTGTACTAATCCATTAACTGAATCCATTTTTTTTGGGGGTAATGGTTATGGTGATCAACAGAGTATTGTTATTCAAACCATTTGTCAATAATTAAAATAGAATAAAATAGAAAAGGATAAATGAACTAAACATAAGAAAGTTCATTTATCCTTTTTTTACGAATAGTTAACTAGTTTTATGTTTACCCCTCCTTTATAATCTCTCTCACTGCCTGCTCATAATTACGGATGCTTTTTGCTTTTTTAATTTTTTTATGGATTTTGTGGGGATTGGAAAAGATCACTGAAAAGTATTCCCAGAGGTGATGCATTTTCAATAAAATGTGTGTTGCTCCCGATAAGGATTCACTATAACCGGCGTATAAAGTATCGTGAAAATCGCTGAACAATTCCATTTTGTTTGATGGATATTCGCTGCTGTTGCTTTTGATCATCGAAGGTAAAAAAGGATCAGCAATTAATCCGCGACCTATCATCCAATGGTCGATGGTAGGAAAGCGTTCCTGCATTTTTTGAAATTGAGCCACCGAAGTAATATCACCGTTATAATACAATTTTAGTTTGGTGTTGTCTACACATTGTTGGAAACCGTCTAAATTCACTCCACCATTGTACAATTGTTTCCCAATGCGGGCATGAATTGCCACATTCTTAATCGGGTATTTTTCTAAAAGAGGTAAAACATTCAGAATTTCTTCGGGAGTTTCATAACCCAAACGCATTTTCATCGAAACAATAATATCCGATTCGGCATGAACTCTTTCCAGAATATGATCAATTTTTTGTGTTTGGCAAATCAATCCGGATCCCATGCCAGATTTGGTTACCATTGGATACGGACAACCTAAATTCCAATTCAATTCTTTATATCCTAATTCCTGAACATATTTCGAAACAAATAAAAATTCATCCGCATCATTACTAATGATTTGAGGAATAACTTCTAAATCCTGATTGTTCTCAGGAAGTAAGTCACGTTGGTAGGAAGATTTTACAACCAGTTTTCCGTTTAAGCGAATGTAAGGAGAATAAAAAGTATCAATACCGCCAAAATATTTGTTTTGCGCATTTCTAAAGCGAAAATCAGTAAATCCTTGAAGAGGAGAGGAAAGAAGGGTATAGCTCATAAAAAAATAATTGTGCAAATATAATCAATGGAAACCAGAACTATACAAAACGTAAAAAGACTTTCGCTAGAAAGTCTTTTTACGTTTTGAACTAAATTCTAAGATTATTAATTGCTTAATCAACTTGACTTGTTAATGGTATAAATGTCTATTTTATACTTTACCTAAAGTGTATAATTGTTCTAATGTAGGAGTTAAACTTCCTCCAGCAGGTTCCAATGTAATACCGAAAGCTTCAGCTTCGGCAATATTATTAACGGCAAAAAAGCGCTCGTTATTGTCTTTAAATTTATCCAATAAACCAATACTGGTAGGTGTAAGAGGATTTAATTTTAAAGCCCAAACTTGGTAAACCATTCCTTTTGGAGGTTCTGGTAATCCAGAAGCATCTACATAAACCGTTTGCGTATCTTTGTTCCAATATACTTTTGCAGAAGATTCTGGGGAAACCGTTTGTCCTCCAAGTGTGATTACGGTGTTTTTGTCGTCTTTGATAACAGCCAAATGAGTTTCGATAGCGGCTTTTTTAGTCGCTAATTCGTTACGTTCTTTTTCGATTTTTACTTTTTCTAAGTTGGTAGTTACTATTTGATTATTAGTAAGTTCTAATTGATTGTATTGAAAACCAATTCCTGCCAAGAGTATAATAGCGGCTGCCCAACCGACGTATTGAGCCCAATTTCTTTTTGGACTCATGTTGATAACTTCAGGGGTGCTCAAGTTTAGTTTTTCTTTTATAGCGGCATAATTTTTAACCGATTGAAAAGGAGCAAAGCTAGACGATAAGGCCAACATTGATTTTTCGATAGCTATAATTTCGGCATTAATTTCAGGATATTTTTTAGCCATTTCAGCAACCTCTTCACTTTCGGTTTCTGATAATGAACCAAAAACATAAAGTTCTAATATACCTGATTCTATATATTCTTTCGTTTCCATCGTACTATACTTTCAAATAGTTTCTTAAATCATTAATACAGTTTCTGTTGTGTGTTTTTACCGTTCCTAATGGAATTTCAAGTTCATCAGCAGCTTCCTGTTGGGTATAACCTTTAAAAAACAATAAGTCTATTATTTGGATACATTTAGGTTTTAATCGTTTGATGAAATCCTGCAGTCCTATTCCGTCTACTTTATTGGTCAATTTGTTATTGTCTTCAAATAGATTTACGAAATTATCTGAAGAAAGGTTTTTTTGACTGTTGTTAAAGTTTTTAGAACGTAATCTATCAATCGAAGTATTTCGTGCGATATTTAGAATCCAAGTGTAAAAACGTCCTTTATTTTCGTTATAAGTATCTAAGTTTTTCCAGATTTTAACAAAAACCTCTTGGAGTACGTCCTCCGCTTCTTCTGTGTTTTTGATTAAGTTACTTATAACCGCAAATAAACTTTTGGCATACATATCATAAAGATGTGTGAATGCTTTTTCGTCCTTTCTGTAAATTAAAGCTAATAATTCGTCTTGACTCATCGTTTTTATATTTTGCATTACAAACTTAGGGAAACTTATTTGATATCTTAAAACTTTTCTTAAAATCGGGTTTAAAAATTCTTGTTATTAATCTAATATAGAATATTTAACAACAGTTTAATACTTTTTATCTCTTTTTCAAAAGGAAAAATGAATGCAAATTACTTACTTTTATCAAAAATATATTTTTATGAAAAAAATAATAATGTTGGCTTTCAGCGCTATGTTTCTTTTTAGTGGATTCGTTCAAGCACAAAATAAAAAATCAAAAAAGGTAGATACGCAAAGTATTTATCAGTTTAAGGTTAAAACATTAGATGGGGAAACTTTTGATTTTTCTACTCTAAAAGGTAAAAAAGTACTAATTGTGAATACCGCTTCCAAATGTGGTTATACACCACAATATGAGCAATTAGAAAAAATTTATAAGGAATATAAAGCCAAAGGATTTACAGTTATAGGTTTCCCAGCCAATAATTTTAATGGTCAAGAACCAGGAACTAATGAAGAAATTGAATCATTTTGTAAATTAAATTATGGAGTTACTTTCCCGATGATGGAAAAAATTTCGGTTAAAGGTGATGACATAAGCCCGATTTATCAGTTTTTAACACAAAAAGCAAAAAACGGACTGAAGGATTCAGAAGTAAAATGGAATTTTCAAAAATATTTGATTGACAAAAAAGGACATTTGGTAGAAGTGTATTATTCTAAAACAAAACCGGATGCACCCGAAATTGTGAATTGGATAAAAGAATAAATAATAGACAAAATGGAAAAAGCGATTTTTAATGATAAATTAGAAATCGCTTTTTTTTTGAGATATGATCATTTAAAAATCAGTTCTAAAATTTATAAAATAGCAATCCATCTTTGTATCTTTGTTTCTTATTGAAAAACAAAGAATGATTTACCCCAAAATACCTTTAGCGCAAAGTATCCTTGAGATTTGTTTGGCCAAAGGAATACAGCAAATTGTCATTTCTCCAGGTTCCAGAAATGCACCACTAACCATAGGTTTTGCAAATAATCCTGATTTTAAATGTTATAGCATTGCCGATGAACGCTGTGCTGCTTTTTTTGCCTTAGGTATTGCACAACAAATCAAACGTCCGGTAGCTCTAGTTTGTACTTCGGGTTCGGCATTACTCAATTACTATCCCGCTATTGCAGAGGCTTTTTATAGTCAGATTCCTTTGATTGTAATTTCGGCCGATAGGCCACAAAGTAAGATTGATATTGGCGACGGTCAGACCATTCGCCAAGAAAATGTTTTTGCAAACCACTCTTTGTACAATGCCAATTTATCAGAGGAAGCATCCAAAGAAAATGATTTTAAAATCAATGAAGCAATAGATGCTGCTTTTTATAAAAAAGGTCCAGTACATATTAATGCGCCTTTTGAAGAACCTTTATATGAAACGACAACGGAACTTTCGGTAGATGTAATGGTGAATCATTTTGCCAGTTTAAATTCCGTTAATCAATTAGAGGATTTAACTGAATTTGCTGCAAGCTGGAATCAATCGGCTAAGAAATTAGTGTTAGTAGGAACCAATGATCCTGGTTTGATTTCAAATGCAACCATTGAAGCTTTGGCTAACGATGAATCAGTTGTGGTCATGACCGAAACAACTTCTAATTTGCATCATCCAAATTTCGTTGCCAATATCGATACGATAATAACGCCTTTTACAGATGCTGATTTTGAAGACTTTTGTCCGGATATTTTAGTCACTTTTGGCGGAATGATTGTG from Flavobacterium nitratireducens includes:
- a CDS encoding SUMF1/EgtB/PvdO family nonheme iron enzyme, which codes for MKKNILIILIVLFASYTRTVANNLIMGTPSVSGNSVTFTIKWDNSWNVTTGPSNWDAVWVFVKRQSCVNGATSPWIHADLATSGQSVSGAQLQVDLVTDNKGVFIRRNAPGIGIINEATVTLTLATAVGADNIGVYGIEMVNIPQGQFYIGDGRVDMRSFSEGGTDAPKLIDATVQTNGLGAASNYQKQSLGSAGNLPSTFPLGYNRFYCMKYEITAAQYVAFLNTLSYKQQLRMQRDYNSNTTPPTSPAGTQFHCWPCSNRSANIVIATPAQSLTQMSPAVYANDFDNDGVYNEDEDGLGLPVALNMKNFFAFLDWAAIRPMTEFEYEKVCRGPVTPTANEYAWGSTDLFREFDVVDRGKSTEQNRKNGLGPTNSGYDTFYRTGMFATASSDRLHAGATYYGVLDMTGGVWESCIGGWGVDYSNFTTANGDGNLYESGESMNNGSTDMAEWIPNRIIVKGGGANWQGEWMGVSPRNWVNFDSYGFFQGGRGVRSY
- a CDS encoding beta strand repeat-containing protein; the protein is MKKIVLLFIFFVATQVFAQNKGITYQAVIFNPKGEQLPGVNNSNSPLVNKNICLQFKFVDEFSNVEYQETIQTQTDSFGMVNLVIGSGTQTAGYAPSFNGIVWNNTKKSLIVGINAQGTCSNFVEISNQVFTYVPLAFTAVNAENVTGVVGIENGGTNATTVLGARTNLGINNVDNTSDANKPISLATQVALNLKENVANKSTNVTTDGASDTKYPSVKSVKTYVDASAATASTALANEITRATAAETTIATNLTAETTARTAADATFTTNLATEVNNRTAADLLKEDVANKSTNVTTDGNSDVKYPSVKSVKTYVDANATTSSTALANEVTRATTAETTIATNLTAETTARTAADATLTTNLATEVTNRTAADLLKEDIANKSTDVTTDGNSDVKYPTVKSVKTYVDASATTASTALANEVTRATAAETIIATNLTAETTARTAADATLTTNLATEVSNRTAADLLKEDLANKSTDVTTDGTSDTKYPSVKSVKDYVDNATSSINTLENGKMYIGNDSNQATEVAISGDVTIDNLGVTAIGANKVITSMIADDAVETNKIKDASVTSSKLTTSIDLSGIPTAPTADEGTNTTQIATTAFVTSAASSSKFVDLSSHQTIGGNKTFNEPLNVKSGDGQLAKIGTIGNVDNLYFGQANFVYAPSVGRNNTVMGTFAFTSSGGSNNTVIGKDAMRQGNGSGGDDNTALGFRALSNAQEGSRNTAVGTSTMEMGMGTDNASLGYRAGVNLTTGSKNTIIGSNANVSNGALTNATAIGYGATVANNNTIQLGNSDISNVNTYGSVTANAAITDEITSDLTIDSNNVEQYKSKILICNPSSPITITFANGLPRGFNCMILQKSDDANKINISGGLGVTMKNRNNYTATAGNYAIATVVSIGGDIIVTAGDMQ
- a CDS encoding glutathione peroxidase, which codes for MKKIIMLAFSAMFLFSGFVQAQNKKSKKVDTQSIYQFKVKTLDGETFDFSTLKGKKVLIVNTASKCGYTPQYEQLEKIYKEYKAKGFTVIGFPANNFNGQEPGTNEEIESFCKLNYGVTFPMMEKISVKGDDISPIYQFLTQKAKNGLKDSEVKWNFQKYLIDKKGHLVEVYYSKTKPDAPEIVNWIKE
- a CDS encoding tRNA dihydrouridine synthase, with the protein product MSYTLLSSPLQGFTDFRFRNAQNKYFGGIDTFYSPYIRLNGKLVVKSSYQRDLLPENNQDLEVIPQIISNDADEFLFVSKYVQELGYKELNWNLGCPYPMVTKSGMGSGLICQTQKIDHILERVHAESDIIVSMKMRLGYETPEEILNVLPLLEKYPIKNVAIHARIGKQLYNGGVNLDGFQQCVDNTKLKLYYNGDITSVAQFQKMQERFPTIDHWMIGRGLIADPFLPSMIKSNSSEYPSNKMELFSDFHDTLYAGYSESLSGATHILLKMHHLWEYFSVIFSNPHKIHKKIKKAKSIRNYEQAVREIIKEG
- a CDS encoding anti-sigma factor; translated protein: METKEYIESGILELYVFGSLSETESEEVAEMAKKYPEINAEIIAIEKSMLALSSSFAPFQSVKNYAAIKEKLNLSTPEVINMSPKRNWAQYVGWAAAIILLAGIGFQYNQLELTNNQIVTTNLEKVKIEKERNELATKKAAIETHLAVIKDDKNTVITLGGQTVSPESSAKVYWNKDTQTVYVDASGLPEPPKGMVYQVWALKLNPLTPTSIGLLDKFKDNNERFFAVNNIAEAEAFGITLEPAGGSLTPTLEQLYTLGKV
- the menD gene encoding 2-succinyl-5-enolpyruvyl-6-hydroxy-3-cyclohexene-1-carboxylic-acid synthase, which produces MIYPKIPLAQSILEICLAKGIQQIVISPGSRNAPLTIGFANNPDFKCYSIADERCAAFFALGIAQQIKRPVALVCTSGSALLNYYPAIAEAFYSQIPLIVISADRPQSKIDIGDGQTIRQENVFANHSLYNANLSEEASKENDFKINEAIDAAFYKKGPVHINAPFEEPLYETTTELSVDVMVNHFASLNSVNQLEDLTEFAASWNQSAKKLVLVGTNDPGLISNATIEALANDESVVVMTETTSNLHHPNFVANIDTIITPFTDADFEDFCPDILVTFGGMIVSKRIKAFLRKYKPKQHWHIDSLRAYDTFGVLTKHFEVNPGTFFETFLPLTTAVKSEYFAKMEKIKALREEKQEVFLSKVSYSDFLVFDSIIKSLPQNSQLQISNSSAIRYAQLMKIDPSIEVFCNRGTSGIDGSTSTAIGAAVASNKPVVFVTGDVSFLYDSNALWNAYIPKNFKIILVNNGGGGIFRILPGHQENAVFNTYFETSHQLTAEHLAKMYGLVYITASEKESLVNSLNQLYSLNTQPAILEIFTPTAENDVVLKQFFRELV
- a CDS encoding RNA polymerase sigma factor is translated as MSQDELLALIYRKDEKAFTHLYDMYAKSLFAVISNLIKNTEEAEDVLQEVFVKIWKNLDTYNENKGRFYTWILNIARNTSIDRLRSKNFNNSQKNLSSDNFVNLFEDNNKLTNKVDGIGLQDFIKRLKPKCIQIIDLLFFKGYTQQEAADELEIPLGTVKTHNRNCINDLRNYLKV